A region from the Metarhizium brunneum chromosome 7, complete sequence genome encodes:
- the NRG1 gene encoding Transcriptional regulator NRG1 codes for MEARNAAGRRVSLLNDDSIRYEKTQLHPHQQQQQHHHHIGFQPCRPYPSPRSNSSSPNTPELLRSDSYDSQMSNDPISPLTPSADYAYPRASLYAAELPSKRPAYVDSSRSTSYEDDTPAPSAPPPADRPGKRYPCRYRDSHGCKKTFTTSGHASRHSKIHTAEKAVQCTYPGCQKKFTRADNMKQHLETHYKDKSRSSASQRAQKAALAEARRNSSAGRSRSSTSTTTTSSVGSREAMQWESDVYASSAQPMASPSTSSWELRTHNLPLLNRPAIARSPSSGLDALAMAVACQEGSRRQ; via the coding sequence ATGGAGGCTAGAAACGCCGCGGGTCGCCGCGTGTCACTGCTCAACGACGACAGTATTCGCTACGAAAAGACTCAGCTTCACCCccaccaacaacaacagcaacaccaccaccataTTGGCTTCCAACCATGTCGTCCATATCCCAGCCCACGCAGCAACTCGTCATCACCCAACACCCCGGAGCTGCTTCGTTCGGATTCTTACGACTCTCAGATGAGCAATGATCCCATTTCGCCTTTAACGCCTTCGGCCGACTATGCGTATCCAAGAGCATCCCTGTATGCCGCCGAGCTCCCTTCCAAGCGGCCCGCCTACGTCGATAGCAGCCGGTCAACCTCGTATGAAGATGACACTCCCGCTCCTTCTGCACCGCCGCCCGCAGACCGTCCTGGCAAGCGATATCCTTGCCGATATAGAGATTCTCATGGTTGCAAGAAGACCTTCACTACGTCTGGCCACGCATCGCGGCACTCAAAGATTCACACTGCCGAGAAGGCCGTTCAGTGTACATATCCCGGCTGCCAAAAGAAGTTTACCCGCGCCGACAACATGAAACAGCACTTGGAAACCCactacaaggacaagagCCGATCATCAGCCAGCCAGCGTGCGCAAAAGGCCGCCCTTGCTGAAGCACGCCGCAATTCATCCGCCGGTCGCAGCCGCTCCTCTACCTCAACGACCACAACTAGCAGTGTGGGCAGCCGTGAGGCTATGCAGTGGGAGTCGGATGTTTATGCCTCTTCTGCACAGCCTATGGCCTCACCAAGCACCAGCTCATGGGAACTCCGCACCCACAATCTTCCCCTGTTGAACCGTCCTGCAATCGCCAGGTCACCGAGCagcggcctcgacgccctggcCATGGCAGTCGCTTGCCAGGAGGGCAGCAGGAGGCAATAA
- the clf1 gene encoding Pre-mRNA-splicing factor clf1, translating to MESSRGPPRVKNKAAAPVQISAEQLLREAVDRQEVGIQAPTQKFSDLEELHEYQGRKRKDFEDYVRRNRINLKNWTQYAQWELEQKEFARARSVFERALDVLPHNVVLWIRYIEAEMKSRNINHARNLLDRAVTILPRVDKLWYKYVYMEEMLGNIPGTRQVFDRWMQWQPDEAAWSAYIKLEKRYGEFERARAIFENFTTVHPEPRNWIKWAKFEEEYGTSELVREVFGNAVETLGDDFVDERLFIAYARFESKLKEYERARAIYKYALDRLSRSKSKLLHKAYTTFEKQFGDKDGVEDVVLSKRRVYYEEQVKENSKNYDAWFDYAGLEESSRDADRIRDVYERAVAQVPPTQEKRHWRRYIYLWIFYAVWEELEGQDMERARQIYSTCLSLIPHKKFTFAKVWLLAAQFEVRQGQLTAARKLLGRAIGMCPKDKIFNGYIDIERKLFEFVRCRTLYEKHIEFNPANCQTWIKFAELERGLDDLDRTRAIFELAVGQQQLDMPELLWKAYIDFEEEEGEYERTRELYERLLEKTDHVKVWISYAHFEINIPEDEEGAEEQPLSEEAKARARNVFERAHKSMRDKDLKEERVSLLNAWLSFEREHGSDEDVDKVQRQMPRRTKKRRLLEDDTYEEYFDYVFPADDQQAKNLSNIMAMAQKWKQTGGDLSGV from the coding sequence ATGGAGTCCTCAAGGGGTCCCCCAAGGGTCAAGAACAAGGCCGCCGCGCCAGTTCAGATCAGCGCAGAACAGCTCCTCCGCGAAGCCGTCGATCGCCAAGAAGTCGGCATTCAAGCCCCGACACAGAAGTTTTCCGACTTGGAGGAGCTGCACGAGTATCAAGGGAGAAAGCGCAAAGATTTCGAAGACTATGTGCGCCGGAACCGCATCAACCTGAAGAACTGGACGCAGTATGCGCAGTGGGAGCTGGAACAAAAGGAGTTTGCCCGCGCGAGGTCCGTCTTCGAGCGAGCCCTCGATGTCCTCCCTCACAATGTCGTACTTTGGATCAGATATATCGAGGCGGAGATGAAGTCGAGAAATATCAACCATGCACGAAACCTGCTGGACCGTGCTGTCACGATTTTGCCCCGAGTCGACAAGCTGTGGTACAAGTACGTGTACATGGAGGAGATGCTGGGCAACATTCCCGGCACCAGACAAGTATTTGACCGATGGATGCAATGGCAGCCCGACGAAGCGGCTTGGAGTGCCTACATCAAGCTGGAGAAGCGGTACGGTGAGTTTGAGCGAGCGCGTGCCATCTTTGAGAACTTTACCACGGTTCACCCAGAACCGCGCAATTGGATCAAGTGGGCCAAGTTTGAGGAAGAGTATGGGACGAGCGAGCTAGTTCGAGAGGTTTTCGGAAATGCCGTCGAGACATTGGGCGACGACTTTGTAGACGAGAGACTGTTTATCGCATACGCGCGATTCGAATCAAAGCTGAAGGAGTACGAGCGTGCCCGTGCCATTTACAAATACGCCCTGGACAGGCTGTCGCGGTCAAAATCGAAGCTACTGCACAAAGCATATACCACGTTTGAGAAGCAATtcggcgacaaggacggcgtcgaaGACGTGGTGCTATCAAAGCGAAGAGTCTACTACGAGGAGCAAGTCAAGGAGAACTCCAAAAATTACGACGCATGGTTCGACTATGCCGGGTTGGAAGAATCGTCCCGAGATGCTGATCGAATCCGCGACGTCTACGAAAGGGCAGTGGCCCAAGTACCCCCAACGCAGGAGAAGCGGCACTGGCGACGATACATATACCTCTGGATATTCTACGCCGTTTGGGAGGAGCTCGAAGGCCAAGACATGGAGCGAGCGCGCCAGATATACAGCACATGCCTAAGCCTGATACCTCACAAAAAGTTTACATTTGCCAAGGTGTGGCTTCTGGCAGCGCAGTTCGAGGTGCGCCAGGGCCAACTCACGGCCGCGCGAAAGCTGCTCGGCCGCGCCATCGGCATGTGCCCCAAGGACAAAATCTTCAATGGCTACATCGATATCGAGCGCAAGCTATTCGAGTTTGTCCGCTGCCGCACACTGTACGAGAAGCACATTGAGTTCAATCCGGCCAACTGCCAGACGTGGATCAAATTCGCCGAGCTGGAGCGCGGCCTAGACGACCTGGACCGCACACGGGCTATCTTCGAGCTCGCcgttggccagcagcagctcgacaTGCCCGAGCTTCTCTGGAAGGCATACATTGATtttgaagaggaggaaggcgAGTACGAGCGGACGCGCGAGCTCTACGAACGGCTGCTGGAAAAGACGGATCACGTCAAGGTCTGGATCAGCTACGCCCACTTCGAGATCAACATccccgaggacgaggagggcgCCGAGGAGCAGCCGCTCAgcgaggaggccaaggcccgCGCGCGCAACGTCTTTGAGCGCGCGCACAAGAGCATGCGCGACAAGGACCTCAAGGAGGAGCGCGTGTCGCTGCTCAATGCGTGGCTGTCGTTTGAGCGGGAGCACGGGtccgacgaggacgtggaCAAGGTGCAGAGGCAGATGCCGCGGAGGACCAAGAAGAGGAGGCTGTTGGAGGACGATACCTACGAGGAGTACTTTGATTACGTGTTCCCTGCGGATGACCAGCAGGCCAAGAATCTGTCcaacatcatggccatggcgcagAAGTGGAAGCAGACGGGGGGTGACTTGTCGGGCGTCTAA
- the Prpf31 gene encoding U4/U6 small nuclear ribonucleoprotein Prp31, with product MSTVADELLNDFGSSGDEAEENDNDGLVNDEPQENGDHDVMDVDGDQEGSDDEEGNDMKEMGDAEATKAKVEKMQLGAVKDVRSVASLMQTLEPVLEKIEQYRSQTSTQTTNAGNIEDHPEYHLLTQSNSLSTMIDGEVVLVHKFIRDHYSTRFPELERLVTTPLEYAKVVSIIGNGPMSSESIKALQTSTDNPMKMGLKAVLDGPSLMVVTVEATTSKGHELNPEELNRVRQACAMMVSLHKAKQTLTEYVQSRMNIFAPNLTALIGSLTAAQLLNAAGGLTGLSKTPACNIPSWGSKKRQAGLATNIGVRQQGYLYNSDMIRGIPNDLRKQAMRIVAAKLVLAARVDRIHSTPDGSTGDQLKSQCLERLEKLTEPPAKKGQRALPVPGDKPSRKRGGRRARKAKEAVAMTDLRKAQNRMAFGKEEQEVGYGTGSGTVGMGMIGQQNDGRIRNVQIDQRTRAKLSAKNKGWGVASTVGGAASSIGGFGQTPGSIDLRAKGLRASGVGSTIGSATGTASSLAFTPVQGLELVDPKVQAELSKKRKAEEDRWFKGGTFTQVGGASSTNGGFKVPDLPAAKRVDTGATKMGPPPPRK from the exons ATGTCTACCGTTGCTGACGAGCTTTTGAACGATTTTGGAAGTTCGGGGGACGAAGCGGAGGAGAATGACAATGATGGCCTGGTGAACGACGAGCCCCAGGAAAATGGCGACCACGATGTCATGGATGTCGATGGTGACCAAGAAGGATCAGACGATGAGGAAGGAAACGACATGAAGGAAATGGGGGATGCAGAGGCAACCAAGGCGAAAGTAGAGAAGATGCAGCTCGGCGCAGTCAAAGATGTGCGCAGCGTTGCCAGCTTGATGCAAACGCTGGAGCCAGTCCTCGAA AAAATCGAGCAATACCGATCACAAACATCCACGCAGACTACCAATGCCGGCAACATCGAGGACCACCCAGAGTATCATCTGTTGACGCAATCAAATAGCCTATCAACCATGATTGATGGCGAAGTGGTGCTTGTGCACAAGTTCATCCGCGATCACTATTCGACGCGGTTTCCCGAACTCGAGCGACTGGTAACGACGCCGCTAGAATATGCCAAGGTTGTGTCAATCATTGGCAATGGGCCGATGAGCTCGGAGAGTATCAAGGCACTGCAGACCTCTACAGACAACCCAATGAAGATGGGACTCAAGGCAGTTCTTGACGGACCGTCGCTCATGGTTGTCACAGTCGAAGCCACGACGTCCAAGGGCCACGAGCTCAATCCCGAGGAACTGAACCGAGTGCGCCAGGCGTGCGCTATGATGGTGTCTCTGCACAAGGCCAAGCAAACCTTGACCGAGTACGTTCAGTCTCGCATGAATATCTTTGCGCCAAACTTGACAGCCCTGATCGGATCTCTTACTGCCGCGCAGCTTCTGAATGCAGCCGGCGGTTTGACAGGCCTCTCCAAAACCCCGGCCTGTAATATACCCTCGTGGGGATCCAAGAAGCGCCAAGCAGGCCTGGCCACCAACATTGGAGTTCGCCAGCAGGGATATCTCTACAACTCGGATATGATTCGCGGCATCCCCAACGATCTGAGGAAGCAAGCAATGAGAATTGTGGCAGCGAAGCTCGTCTTAGCTGCACGGGTTGATAGAATACATTCGACACCAGATGGTTCAACTGGGGACCAGCTAAAGTCGCAATGTTTAGAACGCCTCGAGAAACTTACCGAGCCACCGGCAAAAAAGGGGCAGCGAGCGCTCCCCGTTCCCGGCGACAAACCATCTCGGAAACGGGGAGGTCGACGAGCGAGGAAAGCCAAGGAGGCCGTTGCCATGACGGATTTGCGCAAGGCACAGAACAGAATGGCATTTGGAAAGGAAGAACAGGAGGTTGGCTACGGCACGGGCTCAGGCACGGTTGGCATGGGCATGATTGGACAGCAGAACGACGGCAGGATCCGAAATGTGCAAATCGACCAGCGGACCAGAGCGAAACTCAGTGCGAAGAACAAGGGATGGGGCGTTGCCAGCACtgtcggcggcgctgcctcATCTATCGGTGGCTTTGGCCAAACGCCAGGCAGTATTGATCTGCGTGCGAAGGGCCTTCGAGCATCTGGTGTTGGAAGCACAATTGGTTCTGCGACTGGCACTGCTTCATCTTTGGCGTTTACGCCAGTCCAGGGATTGGAATTAGTTGATCCAAAGGTCCAAGCTGAGCTCagcaagaagcgcaaggcgGAGGAAGATAGGTGGTTCAAGGGCGGCACATTCACACAGGTTGGGGGAGCGTCATCAACCAACGGTGGCTTCAAGGTGCCTGACCTGCCGGCTGCTAAGAGGGTTGACACTGGAGCTACAAAGATGGgacctcctccgccgcggAAATAG